Within the Candidatus Epulonipiscium sp. genome, the region AGACCTCTAATAAAATGCTAGAAGCCTTGGCTTTACTGAAGCTGCTAACGGGATTCGAACCCGTGACCTCCGCCTTACCAAGGCGACACTCTACCTACTGAGCCATAGCAGCATATCTTATCAAATTCTTGCCCAACGATTACATATATTATCATGCTTTGTACCTTTCGTCAAGCATTTTGAAGGCTTTTTTCGGACTTTTTTATTAGAAATTTTTTCAACTTTTTTTAATTTTGTAGATGATACAAAAATATCTTTTTTCGCTAAATACACTAAGTATATTAATAATCCAAAGACCATTAATAGTCTAAAGACTATTGTCATCATTGGCAAATCCATCATAACACCTCCTTTCGGCATATGATGTAGTTTTACTACCTCTACGCCCTCAGGAGGCCCCCACACCACCCTCTTACGTGGTTTTCTAATTTAACCATTATAGCACAAGATTTATTAAAAAATATTACAAATGTTATTGTTCATAAAAAAATACCAGCATGTAAATACTGATACTTTTTCTTTATTGCTTATATAACTTATCCCATATATCCTATACCAGACAAGGAACCTATCCCCATGTCCGGTTATAGTAGTTTTTCTAGTTTCTTCTTCACCCTTTGTAGAGCATTATCGATGGATTTGATATCCCTACCCATTTTATTTGCTATTTCATAATAAGCCTTTCCCTGGAGATAAAAAGATAGCACTTGACATTCTAAATTACTCAATACTTCTCCCATACGTTGTTCGATGACAGATAAATTCTCTTGACTAATTAAAAGTTCTTCTGGATTTGCAACTTTTCCACCCACGATAACATCCATTAAGGTTATCCGTTCGCTTTCTTCATCAAATATAGGCTTATGAAGGGATATGTACGAATTAAGTGGCATATGTTTTTGGCGAGTAGCTGCCTTTATAGCAGTAATAATTTGGCGGGTTATGCATAATTCTGCAAAGGCACGAAAGGATGAAATCTTTTCTTCCTGATAGTCTCTTATGGCCTTGTATAGTCCTATCATACCTTCTTGAATGATATCTTCTCTATCTGCCCCGATTAGGAAGTAGGTTCTTGATTTTGCACGAACAAAGTTTTTATATTTATTAATCAGATAATCCATGGCAATTGTATCCCCGCCTCGGATTAGGTATATTATCTCTTCGTCTTCTAATTGGTCATAAGATAATATTCTGATATTTTTACCCGCATTTAAATTCATTCAACCGCCCCCTAATTTCTTATATGCCATCTTCGTTTGTAGTCTATCTTTCAATTGTAAGTATATCATAATAAAAGTGATTTGTTAAGTTGATTTGTAATTTTTATCCATATTCCTTTGTTCCCAATTTAAAATCACAGGGTGGGGCATGATTATGCAAAATGATTTTGTCTCACTACTTCATACATCAATACTCCCGCTGCTACAGAGGCATTTAGGGAAGTTATTTGTCCGAACATGGGAATTTGTACTATAAAGTCACATTTTTCTTTTACTAATCTACTTACCCCTTCCCCTTCATTACCTATTACTAGGGCTATAGCCCCCTTTAAGTCGGTTGCATACATCGGGCTCCCGTCCATATCAGCACAGGCAACCCATATTCCTTCCTGTTTGAGTTCTTCTATGGTACGTGGAATGTTTGTGACTTTTGCTATGGGAATATGTGCTATGGCTCCTGCGGATGCCTTAGCAACCACAGCACTAAGTCCTACAGCTCTTCTCTTTGGAATGATTACTCCATGGGCACCCGATATATTGGCAGTTCGTATAATTGCCCCTAAATTATATGGATCGGTGATTCCATCTAACACAAGGATAAATGGTTTTTCACCC harbors:
- the sigH gene encoding RNA polymerase sporulation sigma factor SigH, with product MNLNAGKNIRILSYDQLEDEEIIYLIRGGDTIAMDYLINKYKNFVRAKSRTYFLIGADREDIIQEGMIGLYKAIRDYQEEKISSFRAFAELCITRQIITAIKAATRQKHMPLNSYISLHKPIFDEESERITLMDVIVGGKVANPEELLISQENLSVIEQRMGEVLSNLECQVLSFYLQGKAYYEIANKMGRDIKSIDNALQRVKKKLEKLL
- the rlmB gene encoding 23S rRNA (guanosine(2251)-2'-O)-methyltransferase RlmB; this translates as MKSQEENNLHLEGRNVVIEALKSERDIDKILVQQGSNEGSIKKIIAEARDRRIVVQTVAKAKLDELSETKRHQGVIAFVSAHNYVAVEDILENARSRGEKPFILVLDGITDPYNLGAIIRTANISGAHGVIIPKRRAVGLSAVVAKASAGAIAHIPIAKVTNIPRTIEELKQEGIWVACADMDGSPMYATDLKGAIALVIGNEGEGVSRLVKEKCDFIVQIPMFGQITSLNASVAAGVLMYEVVRQNHFA